The Sedimentisphaera salicampi genome includes a region encoding these proteins:
- a CDS encoding S41 family peptidase, translating into MRNRLSIIAASILIAFTAAMAGEDLNSACIAISEGNFSKAEKIAQNSSEDGIAKVQTLLSSYEEFSGRREKFRKDKYEEKQKELQELIDDCLKGELSNMLKLEEFAEQYVENKEKEQESQEEQDSENPENIAPPAAQNSTDEEEKDSETEALIDFFVAVSNIKEYATEAQQKKLLSSELMENLKEASVSKAMELEDEGKWAESYTGCYYWLNTLYEENEEYENKADNLLEKMTVKSSFIDSPCETAENRAEGIELIMLKRTIKVLTYTYITPLDFEKMLHTGLDRCITVAEVLSFPDEDIAVSFDKSGINDYVAGVRKIKDKYTSSILENYYHTQVFQAFNEVLALNKKTLKLPSEVLIMQFTESVLSELDPYTNIVWPFFVKEFQKSITQEFSGIGVEISKEGGRLIVNSLLPNTPAFGSGLDAEDVILEVDGVSTEGMSINCAVSKISGPEGTAVSLKVRHKGSDKTEIIEIERGRIVVPTVKGWKRQKEEDWSYLIDEENNIGLIRLTSFSEATTEQMKKAIKNMRKDALNGLILDLRYNSGGLLSTAVDIVDMFIEKGPVVSTKPRMGLPEEHFAQHETFLPDCPLVVLINEGSASASEIVSGALSDPKYERATLVGSRTYGKGSVQTVTAAPGKGAQLKYTMAFYYLPSGQPVKNRYQLEKMGRKDWGIAPDVKLEMYGSEFEDYFDVQQGNDILVQDGHVFSEDEDRKKKHSAEETVNSDPQLEMGLIVLKAKMLAEGMDVNF; encoded by the coding sequence GTGAGAAACAGACTAAGCATAATTGCTGCAAGCATCCTTATTGCCTTTACTGCTGCGATGGCCGGCGAAGACTTAAACTCAGCCTGCATCGCAATTTCAGAAGGAAACTTCAGCAAGGCGGAGAAAATAGCCCAGAACAGCTCTGAAGATGGTATTGCCAAAGTTCAAACGCTCCTGAGCAGCTACGAAGAGTTTTCCGGCAGGCGTGAGAAATTTCGTAAAGATAAGTACGAAGAAAAGCAGAAAGAGCTTCAGGAACTCATTGACGACTGCCTCAAGGGCGAGCTGTCCAATATGCTTAAGCTTGAGGAATTTGCAGAGCAGTACGTTGAGAATAAAGAAAAAGAGCAGGAATCTCAAGAGGAGCAGGATTCTGAGAACCCTGAAAACATAGCGCCTCCCGCAGCGCAGAACAGCACTGATGAAGAGGAAAAAGACAGCGAAACAGAAGCGCTTATCGATTTCTTTGTGGCTGTAAGCAATATCAAAGAATACGCCACAGAAGCCCAGCAGAAAAAGCTGCTAAGCAGTGAGCTGATGGAAAATCTCAAGGAAGCATCAGTTTCAAAGGCTATGGAGCTGGAGGATGAAGGCAAGTGGGCAGAGTCTTACACCGGCTGCTACTACTGGCTGAACACCCTCTACGAAGAAAATGAGGAGTATGAGAATAAGGCAGATAACCTGCTTGAGAAAATGACAGTGAAAAGCAGCTTCATTGATTCCCCCTGCGAGACAGCCGAAAACAGGGCAGAGGGCATTGAGCTTATTATGCTCAAACGCACGATCAAAGTGCTTACATACACCTACATCACCCCGCTCGATTTCGAAAAAATGCTTCATACAGGGCTGGACAGATGTATCACGGTTGCAGAGGTGCTTTCTTTCCCCGATGAAGATATTGCTGTGAGTTTTGATAAAAGCGGGATCAATGATTACGTTGCAGGAGTGCGGAAGATAAAGGATAAGTACACCTCCTCCATACTCGAGAATTATTACCATACGCAGGTTTTTCAGGCATTCAATGAAGTGCTGGCTTTGAACAAGAAAACTCTTAAGCTCCCTTCTGAAGTTTTGATAATGCAATTCACCGAATCGGTTCTCAGTGAGCTTGACCCATACACAAATATTGTATGGCCTTTCTTCGTGAAGGAGTTCCAGAAATCGATCACTCAGGAATTTTCCGGCATCGGCGTGGAGATAAGCAAGGAAGGCGGAAGGCTTATAGTAAACAGCCTGCTTCCAAACACGCCGGCATTCGGTTCCGGCCTTGATGCAGAAGACGTAATACTTGAGGTGGACGGCGTGTCCACTGAGGGAATGAGCATAAACTGCGCTGTTTCGAAGATAAGCGGCCCCGAAGGCACTGCCGTGAGCCTCAAAGTGCGGCACAAGGGTTCGGACAAAACCGAAATCATAGAGATTGAGAGAGGCAGAATTGTTGTTCCAACGGTTAAGGGCTGGAAGAGACAGAAAGAGGAAGACTGGTCTTACCTGATAGACGAGGAAAATAATATAGGCCTCATCCGCCTTACGAGCTTCTCAGAAGCAACAACCGAGCAGATGAAAAAGGCTATTAAAAATATGCGGAAAGACGCCCTCAACGGCTTGATATTAGACCTCAGATACAATTCCGGCGGGCTTCTTTCCACAGCGGTTGACATCGTTGATATGTTCATTGAAAAAGGGCCTGTCGTGAGCACAAAGCCGCGAATGGGGCTTCCCGAGGAGCATTTTGCACAGCACGAGACATTCCTGCCGGACTGCCCGCTTGTGGTTCTGATTAACGAAGGCTCAGCTTCGGCATCGGAGATTGTATCAGGCGCCCTCAGCGATCCGAAATACGAACGCGCTACGCTGGTTGGCTCAAGGACATACGGCAAGGGAAGCGTTCAAACCGTTACAGCGGCTCCGGGCAAAGGGGCTCAGCTAAAATATACGATGGCCTTTTATTACCTGCCTTCAGGGCAGCCTGTTAAAAATCGATATCAGCTTGAGAAGATGGGCAGGAAAGACTGGGGCATCGCTCCGGATGTGAAGCTTGAGATGTACGGAAGCGAATTCGAGGACTACTTTGATGTGCAGCAGGGCAATGACATATTAGTTCAGGATGGTCATGTCTTCAGTGAAGATGAAGACCGAAAGAAGAAACACAGTGCAGAAGAAACAGTGAACTCTGATCCTCAGCTTGAGATGGGACTTATAGTTTTGAAAGCCAAAATGCTTGCTGAGGGTATGGATGTGAATTTTTAA
- a CDS encoding alkaline phosphatase family protein, translating to MSGKIVLVGLDGVPVKVIEKYVDMGIMPNMAELVRKGAFRQTSSAIPEVSSTAWSSIITGKNPGEHGIYGFTELKPNSYQLTFPNYKNLKASPFWDEWPGESVIINVPATYPVRKMNGAHISGFVSIDINKSVYPPTILDDIKSYDYRLDVDSRKAHESINAFLDDVEATLDARISVYRYLWNEYNNWQNFMLVFTGTDRLMHFLFDAFEDDNHRCSSAFTLHFSRIDKIIGEIASMMSEDDLLVLMSDHGFEKLDYDVYVNNFLSKNGYLEFAGKPGWENIAYHSKAFALDPARIYINLKDKYPQGSVSRSDRPKVSEELMELFAGWKVNGKKVVKDIYRGEDIYHGPEAKHGPDIVLVGNSGFNLKASFATNKISSKGIFTGKHTQDTSFALFYGLKDESILPENLSIEQIIPAIEKDRAINCKSSPGRRWSQTLTE from the coding sequence ATGAGCGGCAAAATTGTTCTGGTAGGACTTGACGGAGTACCTGTAAAGGTTATTGAGAAGTACGTTGATATGGGGATTATGCCCAATATGGCAGAGCTCGTCAGGAAGGGGGCGTTCCGCCAAACATCCTCCGCTATACCTGAAGTCTCGAGCACCGCTTGGTCTTCTATAATAACAGGCAAAAACCCGGGAGAACACGGGATATACGGGTTTACCGAGCTCAAGCCAAACTCATACCAGCTCACTTTTCCAAATTACAAAAACCTCAAGGCCAGCCCCTTTTGGGATGAATGGCCAGGTGAGTCTGTTATAATCAATGTCCCTGCTACTTATCCTGTGAGAAAGATGAACGGGGCACATATCTCGGGCTTCGTGTCTATAGACATCAACAAAAGCGTTTACCCGCCTACAATCCTCGACGATATAAAAAGCTACGACTATCGCCTTGATGTGGATTCAAGAAAAGCTCACGAATCAATCAACGCTTTTCTGGATGATGTTGAGGCAACGCTGGATGCAAGAATCTCTGTGTACAGGTATCTCTGGAACGAATACAACAACTGGCAGAACTTTATGCTCGTTTTCACCGGCACAGACAGGCTTATGCACTTTTTATTTGATGCTTTTGAAGATGACAATCACCGCTGCAGCAGCGCTTTCACTCTTCATTTCAGCAGAATCGATAAGATTATAGGTGAGATTGCTTCGATGATGAGCGAGGATGATCTGCTTGTGCTTATGTCCGACCACGGTTTCGAGAAGCTTGATTACGATGTTTATGTGAACAACTTCCTTTCCAAAAACGGCTATCTTGAATTCGCAGGCAAGCCCGGCTGGGAAAACATTGCCTACCACAGCAAGGCTTTCGCCCTCGATCCTGCAAGGATATATATAAATCTCAAAGATAAGTACCCGCAGGGCAGCGTTTCCAGATCGGACAGGCCGAAGGTCTCGGAGGAGCTTATGGAGCTGTTTGCGGGCTGGAAAGTTAACGGCAAGAAGGTTGTCAAGGATATCTATCGCGGGGAGGATATATATCACGGGCCTGAGGCCAAGCACGGCCCGGACATAGTGCTCGTTGGCAACAGCGGCTTCAACCTCAAGGCATCTTTCGCAACAAATAAAATCTCATCCAAGGGAATATTCACAGGCAAACACACGCAGGATACCTCTTTCGCCCTGTTCTACGGCCTCAAGGATGAATCGATATTGCCCGAGAATCTGTCAATAGAGCAGATTATCCCAGCTATTGAGAAGGACAGAGCAATTAATTGCAAAAGCAGCCCGGGGCGGAGATGGAGCCAGACTTTGACAGAATAA
- a CDS encoding MalY/PatB family protein, with the protein MEPDFDRIIDKSGTYALKEYKYRKSECLPMWVADMDFACPPEVLEAVRQRAEHPILGYTVAKELDEIIAERMAEFYGWQIDPDWIVYTAGVVSGLNCSCRAAENRSRAAVNTPIYPPFLSVPPFQGMNLEKSRLTLNASRWEIDFDNLRQTLSGGDSLFIFCNPHNPSGRCFKRSELERIAQICLETGALLCSDEIHCDLLLGESGHTPIASIGREIEQNSITLMSPSKTFNIAGMMTGFAVIPNRKIRQRFAYAKENLSSHPNVFGIKAAKAAYQHGESWRKALLEYLTQNRNLVTERLSKYGIVPAEPEATYLYWLDCTKTGLENPHAHFERYGVGLSDGKDFDAPGWVRLNFASPRSILNLALERIEKALNNQSL; encoded by the coding sequence ATGGAGCCAGACTTTGACAGAATAATCGATAAATCCGGCACTTATGCACTGAAGGAATACAAATACCGCAAAAGTGAGTGTTTGCCGATGTGGGTGGCGGATATGGATTTTGCCTGCCCGCCGGAGGTGCTTGAAGCTGTAAGGCAGAGGGCAGAGCATCCGATTCTCGGATACACCGTTGCCAAAGAGCTGGACGAGATCATCGCAGAGAGGATGGCGGAGTTTTACGGCTGGCAGATTGATCCGGATTGGATTGTCTATACGGCAGGCGTTGTATCTGGGCTGAACTGCTCCTGCAGGGCAGCAGAAAATCGGAGCAGAGCTGCAGTAAACACGCCGATTTATCCGCCGTTTTTGAGCGTTCCGCCTTTTCAGGGTATGAACTTGGAGAAAAGCAGGCTCACCCTGAACGCAAGCAGATGGGAGATAGACTTTGATAACCTTCGCCAGACACTCTCAGGCGGGGATTCACTGTTTATATTCTGCAATCCGCACAACCCTTCAGGCAGATGCTTTAAACGCAGCGAGCTTGAAAGGATTGCCCAGATTTGCCTCGAAACCGGCGCACTGCTCTGCAGCGACGAGATACACTGCGACCTTCTCTTGGGCGAAAGCGGGCATACACCAATCGCCTCTATCGGCAGGGAAATAGAGCAGAACTCCATAACGCTTATGTCTCCATCGAAAACCTTTAACATTGCCGGTATGATGACAGGCTTTGCGGTTATACCAAACAGAAAGATAAGGCAGAGGTTCGCCTATGCCAAAGAAAACCTCTCCTCTCATCCGAATGTATTCGGAATTAAGGCTGCTAAAGCTGCCTATCAGCATGGCGAAAGCTGGCGGAAAGCCCTGCTTGAATACCTCACGCAAAACCGCAATCTGGTAACCGAAAGGCTCAGCAAATACGGCATTGTTCCAGCCGAGCCTGAAGCCACATACCTCTACTGGCTGGACTGCACGAAAACCGGCCTCGAAAACCCGCACGCGCATTTCGAAAGATATGGCGTTGGGCTTTCAGACGGCAAAGATTTTGATGCCCCGGGCTGGGTGAGGCTCAATTTTGCCTCGCCGCGCAGCATTCTGAATCTTGCTCTTGAGCGCATAGAAAAGGCCCTGAATAATCAGAGCCTTTAA